The proteins below come from a single Oncorhynchus gorbuscha isolate QuinsamMale2020 ecotype Even-year unplaced genomic scaffold, OgorEven_v1.0 Un_scaffold_579, whole genome shotgun sequence genomic window:
- the LOC124018775 gene encoding uncharacterized protein LOC124018775 isoform X2, with protein MFPLSLFVIICNSVFRWNPTCIDNIRNLHCVRYSDCIMRLKLRLRRRMETLKDASFEKEIIHPEAQMSDTEAASSTSGSIVNVLDDAPPLIRTDSVYLTKAMHGYNTDDSITSIDNSVDGYVPGSSEEGNVYEENLTGEMSVIWAKQPMTKGALGERRGSHGFRWIGCSMSATTFKTLAGNHF; from the exons ATGTTCCCGTTGTCTTTATTTGTAATTATTTGTAATTCTGTCTTTCGGTGGAATCCAACATGCATTGACAACATCCGAAACCTGCATTGTGTCAGATATTCTGACTGCATCATGAGATTGAAATTG AGGCTAAGAAGACGCATGGAAACTCTAAAAGATGCATCATTTGAAAAGGAAATTATACATCCTGAAGCTCAG ATGTCAGACACCGAGGCTGCCAGCAGTACCTCTGGGTCGATAGTCAATGTGTTGGATGATGCACCGCCATTGATCAGAACAGACAGTGTATAC TTGACCAAAGCTATGCATGGATACAATACTGATGACTCAATAACCAGTATTGACAACAGTGTAGATGGTTATGTCCCAGGATCATCAGAGGAAGGCAATGTCTATGAAGAAAATCTGACAG GAGAGATGTCAGTGATTTGGGCCAAACAGCCAATGACCAAGGGAgcgctgggagagaggagaggctcaCACG GTTTTCGCTGGATTGGATGTTCTATGTCTGCGACAACGTTTAAAACCCTAGCAGGaaaccacttttga
- the LOC124018775 gene encoding uncharacterized protein LOC124018775 isoform X1: MFPLSLFVIICNSVFRWNPTCIDNIRNLHCVRYSDCIMRLKLRLRRRMETLKDASFEKEIIHPEAQMSDTEAASSTSGSIVNVLDDAPPLIRTDSVYLTKAMHGYNTDDSITSIDNSVDGYVPGSSEEGNVYEENLTGEMSVIWAKQPMTKGALGERRGSHEAQWGWKTAPLVFSACITEYPGLSRETRLSGFSTVWCMLTQYGECIGCKPA; this comes from the exons ATGTTCCCGTTGTCTTTATTTGTAATTATTTGTAATTCTGTCTTTCGGTGGAATCCAACATGCATTGACAACATCCGAAACCTGCATTGTGTCAGATATTCTGACTGCATCATGAGATTGAAATTG AGGCTAAGAAGACGCATGGAAACTCTAAAAGATGCATCATTTGAAAAGGAAATTATACATCCTGAAGCTCAG ATGTCAGACACCGAGGCTGCCAGCAGTACCTCTGGGTCGATAGTCAATGTGTTGGATGATGCACCGCCATTGATCAGAACAGACAGTGTATAC TTGACCAAAGCTATGCATGGATACAATACTGATGACTCAATAACCAGTATTGACAACAGTGTAGATGGTTATGTCCCAGGATCATCAGAGGAAGGCAATGTCTATGAAGAAAATCTGACAG GAGAGATGTCAGTGATTTGGGCCAAACAGCCAATGACCAAGGGAgcgctgggagagaggagaggctcaCACG AGGCTCAGTGGGGTTGGAAAACAGCGCCCCTTGTGTTCAGTGCCTGTATTACCGAATATCCTGGGTTGTCACGAG AAACACGTTTGAGTGGGTTTTCTACAGTCTGGTGTATGTTGACACAATATGGAGAATGCATAGGCTGCAAACCAGCATGA
- the LOC124018775 gene encoding uncharacterized protein LOC124018775 isoform X3 gives MRLKLRLRRRMETLKDASFEKEIIHPEAQMSDTEAASSTSGSIVNVLDDAPPLIRTDSVYLTKAMHGYNTDDSITSIDNSVDGYVPGSSEEGNVYEENLTGEMSVIWAKQPMTKGALGERRGSHEAQWGWKTAPLVFSACITEYPGLSRETRLSGFSTVWCMLTQYGECIGCKPA, from the exons ATGAGATTGAAATTG AGGCTAAGAAGACGCATGGAAACTCTAAAAGATGCATCATTTGAAAAGGAAATTATACATCCTGAAGCTCAG ATGTCAGACACCGAGGCTGCCAGCAGTACCTCTGGGTCGATAGTCAATGTGTTGGATGATGCACCGCCATTGATCAGAACAGACAGTGTATAC TTGACCAAAGCTATGCATGGATACAATACTGATGACTCAATAACCAGTATTGACAACAGTGTAGATGGTTATGTCCCAGGATCATCAGAGGAAGGCAATGTCTATGAAGAAAATCTGACAG GAGAGATGTCAGTGATTTGGGCCAAACAGCCAATGACCAAGGGAgcgctgggagagaggagaggctcaCACG AGGCTCAGTGGGGTTGGAAAACAGCGCCCCTTGTGTTCAGTGCCTGTATTACCGAATATCCTGGGTTGTCACGAG AAACACGTTTGAGTGGGTTTTCTACAGTCTGGTGTATGTTGACACAATATGGAGAATGCATAGGCTGCAAACCAGCATGA